One part of the Olleya sp. YS genome encodes these proteins:
- a CDS encoding bestrophin family ion channel — translation MYIKRNIGWGLILRYAWKNILFFTIYAGVIFCLYYYLKLDFIDIPFQPLSVIGIAVAFYIGFKNSQSYDRFWEGRKIWGGIVNYSRTWTIQVLSFINLDSSDTTKQVHQQLIYRHIAWINALRVQLRQPKSWAIKENRAVESLFDKHGERNISCNEAINYVSQEEYNDLQKRVNPATHLVKNQAIQITKLKQDGIIDGFQEDQLQSCLEEFYNLQGKCERIKNTPFPRQYGYFSKVFTWIFVLLLPFGLLDVFEADAINLDTQVKDWYIFLMIPFSVLISWIFASMESIGDNSEDPFEGRINDVPMTALCRTIEIDLRDMLDEQDLPESIKPKDNILY, via the coding sequence ATGTACATTAAAAGAAATATTGGTTGGGGACTTATTTTAAGATATGCATGGAAAAATATTTTATTTTTTACTATATATGCTGGAGTAATCTTTTGTTTATACTATTATTTAAAGCTTGATTTTATTGATATTCCGTTTCAACCATTAAGTGTTATAGGGATTGCAGTAGCTTTTTATATAGGTTTTAAAAACAGTCAAAGCTATGATCGATTTTGGGAAGGTAGAAAAATTTGGGGTGGTATTGTTAACTATAGCCGAACATGGACGATACAAGTATTAAGTTTTATTAACCTGGACTCTAGTGATACAACAAAACAAGTACATCAGCAACTAATTTATAGGCATATAGCATGGATTAATGCGTTGCGTGTTCAATTGCGACAACCTAAATCTTGGGCGATAAAAGAAAACAGAGCTGTCGAAAGTTTATTTGACAAACACGGAGAGCGAAATATATCTTGTAATGAGGCTATAAATTATGTATCGCAAGAAGAATATAATGATTTGCAGAAAAGAGTCAATCCAGCAACACATTTAGTAAAGAATCAGGCAATTCAAATAACCAAATTAAAGCAAGACGGTATAATTGATGGATTTCAAGAAGACCAATTACAATCCTGTTTAGAAGAATTTTATAATCTTCAAGGTAAATGTGAAAGAATAAAAAACACGCCTTTTCCAAGACAGTATGGTTATTTCTCAAAAGTATTCACATGGATTTTTGTGCTATTACTACCTTTTGGTTTGTTAGATGTCTTTGAGGCAGATGCTATTAACCTAGATACACAAGTTAAGGATTGGTATATCTTTTTAATGATACCTTTTTCAGTATTAATCTCATGGATTTTTGCATCTATGGAGAGTATAGGAGACAACAGCGAAGACCCTTTTGAAGGTAGGATAAATGATGTACCAATGACAGCGCTTTGCAGAACTATTGAAATAGATTTAAGAGATATGTTAGATGAACAGGATTTACCAGAATCTATAAAACCTAAAGATAATATATTGTATTAA
- a CDS encoding M28 family peptidase has protein sequence MKNFITILVFIFLFTACKTKVNDTLKPEDYSVTSQEIKDMVSFLADDNLKGRDTGTEGINDAANYVESKFKSYGLNPYFETFRDNFSVGDIPAYNVVGYLEGHDAKLKDEFIVIGAHYDHIGKSKIVENDSIANGANDNAAGTSGVLALAKYFGAKKTHKRSLLFVTFSAEEKGLLGSAHLAKKLKENNFNMYTMVNLEMIGVPFKDRDYIAFVTGYDKSNIADKINDYSGEKIIGYSEVSKKYNLFRQSDNYAFFKEFNLPCHTISSCDLSNYDYYHHVDDEADKLDYNHMVNLINSIIPGIEKMSNTPTKEIRLNEN, from the coding sequence ATGAAAAACTTTATAACAATTCTTGTATTTATCTTTTTATTTACTGCCTGTAAAACAAAAGTAAATGACACTTTAAAGCCAGAAGACTATTCAGTAACTAGTCAAGAAATTAAAGACATGGTATCTTTTTTAGCAGACGATAATTTAAAAGGAAGAGATACTGGAACAGAAGGTATAAATGATGCTGCTAATTATGTGGAATCTAAATTCAAGTCTTATGGTTTAAACCCATATTTTGAAACGTTTAGAGACAACTTTAGCGTTGGAGATATACCAGCATATAATGTTGTAGGTTATCTAGAAGGTCATGATGCTAAGCTTAAAGACGAGTTTATTGTTATTGGAGCGCATTACGATCATATTGGTAAAAGTAAAATAGTTGAAAATGATAGTATTGCAAATGGTGCTAATGATAATGCTGCAGGTACTAGTGGTGTTTTAGCGTTAGCAAAATACTTTGGAGCTAAAAAAACACACAAAAGAAGCTTGCTATTTGTAACATTTTCTGCTGAAGAAAAAGGATTATTAGGATCTGCACACTTGGCCAAAAAACTAAAAGAAAACAACTTTAATATGTACACTATGGTCAATTTAGAAATGATTGGTGTACCATTTAAAGACAGAGATTATATTGCATTTGTTACTGGTTATGATAAATCTAACATTGCTGATAAAATAAATGACTACTCTGGAGAAAAAATTATTGGTTATTCAGAGGTTTCAAAAAAGTATAACCTGTTTAGACAATCTGATAACTACGCTTTTTTTAAAGAGTTTAATTTACCTTGCCACACCATCTCATCTTGTGATTTATCTAATTATGATTATTATCACCATGTGGATGACGAAGCAGATAAATTAGACTATAACCACATGGTCAATCTAATTAATAGTATTATTCCAGGAATAGAGAAAATGAGTAATACACCTACTAAAGAAATTCGTTTAAATGAAAACTAA
- a CDS encoding arginine deiminase-related protein, giving the protein MQQTTNTILMIRPVNFRMNEQTAVNNYFQEDIDIKNVDINTKAQAEFDAFVEKLRHVGVNIIVEHDDELMDTPDSVFPNNWVSFHENGDVAIYPMFAENRRKERRDEVFMRLEKEGFKINNIIDYTSAEEEGVFLEGTGSLLLDRVNSIAYCALSPRADETLFIEFCEDFEYTPVVFTAKQTVNGKRLPIYHTNVMMCLAETFAVICLETIDDKKERKNVIAQLEKTGKKVITINEKQMHQFAGNMLQVKGKDDALYLVMSQAAHDSLSPAQIALIEAYCPILSSSLETIETCGGGSARCMMAEVFLPKG; this is encoded by the coding sequence ATGCAACAAACCACAAACACTATATTAATGATTCGTCCTGTTAATTTTAGGATGAATGAACAAACCGCAGTAAATAACTATTTTCAAGAAGATATTGACATAAAAAATGTAGATATCAATACAAAAGCACAAGCCGAGTTTGATGCTTTCGTTGAAAAACTAAGACATGTAGGTGTTAATATAATTGTAGAGCATGATGATGAGTTAATGGATACTCCAGATTCAGTGTTTCCAAACAATTGGGTGAGTTTTCATGAAAATGGTGATGTGGCTATCTACCCAATGTTTGCAGAAAACCGTAGAAAAGAGAGACGTGACGAGGTGTTTATGCGTCTAGAAAAAGAAGGTTTTAAAATAAATAATATTATAGATTATACTTCTGCTGAAGAGGAAGGTGTGTTTTTAGAAGGTACTGGTAGTTTGTTGCTAGATAGAGTTAACAGTATAGCGTATTGTGCGTTATCACCAAGAGCTGATGAAACGTTATTTATAGAGTTTTGTGAAGATTTTGAATATACACCAGTGGTTTTTACAGCTAAGCAAACGGTTAATGGAAAACGATTGCCAATTTACCATACCAATGTCATGATGTGTTTGGCAGAAACTTTTGCTGTTATTTGTTTAGAAACTATTGATGACAAAAAGGAACGCAAAAATGTTATTGCTCAGTTAGAAAAAACAGGCAAAAAAGTTATTACAATCAACGAAAAGCAAATGCACCAATTTGCTGGTAATATGTTACAAGTTAAAGGTAAAGACGATGCGTTATATTTGGTTATGAGTCAAGCTGCTCATGATAGTTTAAGTCCTGCACAAATAGCGTTAATTGAAGCATATTGCCCAATCTTATCAAGCTC
- a CDS encoding SDR family oxidoreductase — translation MKTKNIIITGTSRGIGFELVHIFANQGHNVLALSRNAQPVNNLHFENITSIAFDLGNPKDYEKVQAFIKEEWKQVDILINNAGTLLNKPFVETTMQDFENVYKTNVFGVAEMTRTVIPFMHKHSHVVTVSSMGGVQGSMKFPGLSAYSSSKGAVITLTELLAEEYKDTGPSFNVLALGAVQTEMLEEAFPGYQAPTTAKQMAEYLSNFALSGHQFYNGKLLQVSNSTP, via the coding sequence ATGAAAACTAAAAATATTATTATTACAGGAACCAGTAGAGGGATTGGTTTTGAGCTAGTACATATATTTGCAAATCAAGGTCACAACGTATTGGCATTATCTAGAAATGCACAACCTGTAAATAACCTTCATTTTGAAAACATTACCTCTATAGCTTTTGATTTGGGTAATCCTAAAGATTATGAAAAAGTACAAGCTTTTATTAAAGAAGAATGGAAGCAAGTTGATATACTTATTAACAACGCAGGTACATTATTAAATAAGCCTTTTGTTGAAACCACAATGCAGGATTTCGAAAATGTTTATAAGACTAACGTTTTTGGTGTTGCCGAAATGACAAGAACTGTAATACCATTTATGCACAAACATAGTCATGTAGTTACTGTTAGTTCAATGGGTGGTGTGCAAGGTAGTATGAAATTTCCAGGGTTATCTGCCTACAGTTCTAGTAAAGGAGCAGTTATAACCCTTACAGAGCTATTGGCAGAAGAATATAAAGACACTGGACCAAGTTTTAATGTATTAGCTTTAGGAGCTGTTCAAACCGAAATGTTAGAGGAGGCATTTCCTGGTTATCAGGCACCAACTACAGCAAAGCAAATGGCAGAATATCTATCTAATTTTGCATTAAGTGGACACCAGTTTTATAACGGAAAATTATTACAAGTATCTAATTCAACACCTTAA
- a CDS encoding pyruvate dehydrogenase complex dihydrolipoamide acetyltransferase yields the protein MAEIINMPRLSDTMEEGTVAAWLKKVGDKIEEGDILAEIETDKATMEFESFHEGTLLHIGVQEGETTKVDELLAIIGEEGEDISGLLNGGSEKPSEDKKEESKEEEDEAENGNKSSETQDIPDGVTVVTMPRLSDTMEEGTVATWLKKVGDVVEEGDILAEIETDKATMEFESFQSGTLLYVGLEEGDSAKVDSLLAIIGPKGTDVSGIAKNFKADGDASAKKETSKPEVKQEPKSEAPKKETITQDTVSQISENTSTGRVFISPLAKKMAEEKGINISQVKGSGENGRIVKRDIENFTPSAAVQSSAPVAKFVASGQEDFDEKPNSQMRKAIAKNLAKSKFTAPHYYLNVEFDMDNAIAFRTQYNSIPDTKISFNDMIVKACALALRQHPQVNSQWFDDKMKLNNHVHIGVAVAVEDGLLVPVVKFANEQSLPQIGAAVKDFAGRARNKKLSLDEMEGSTFTISNLGMFGIESFTSIINQPNSAILSVGAIVQKPVVKNGQIVPGNTMKLTLACDHRTVDGATGAQFLQTLKGYIENPVTMLV from the coding sequence ATGGCAGAAATAATTAATATGCCTCGTTTAAGTGACACCATGGAAGAAGGTACTGTCGCTGCGTGGTTAAAAAAAGTTGGAGATAAAATAGAAGAGGGAGATATTCTTGCTGAAATTGAAACCGATAAAGCAACCATGGAATTTGAATCTTTCCATGAGGGAACTTTATTACACATTGGTGTTCAAGAAGGTGAAACAACTAAAGTAGACGAGTTATTAGCCATTATAGGTGAAGAAGGAGAAGATATTTCAGGCTTGTTAAACGGTGGCTCAGAAAAACCTTCTGAAGATAAAAAAGAAGAATCTAAAGAAGAAGAAGACGAAGCAGAAAATGGTAATAAATCTTCAGAAACTCAAGATATTCCAGATGGCGTGACGGTAGTTACTATGCCAAGGTTAAGTGATACCATGGAAGAAGGGACTGTAGCCACTTGGTTAAAAAAAGTAGGTGATGTTGTTGAAGAAGGAGATATTCTAGCAGAAATTGAAACGGATAAAGCCACTATGGAATTTGAATCTTTCCAGTCTGGTACATTATTATATGTAGGACTTGAAGAAGGAGATTCTGCCAAAGTAGATTCATTATTAGCGATAATAGGACCAAAAGGAACGGACGTTTCAGGAATTGCTAAAAACTTTAAAGCAGATGGTGATGCATCAGCTAAAAAGGAAACTTCTAAACCAGAAGTAAAGCAGGAACCTAAGTCTGAAGCACCTAAAAAAGAGACCATCACACAAGATACAGTCTCTCAAATTTCTGAGAATACTTCAACAGGACGTGTGTTTATTTCTCCTTTAGCTAAAAAAATGGCTGAAGAAAAAGGAATTAATATTTCTCAAGTTAAAGGCTCTGGTGAAAACGGACGTATTGTAAAACGAGACATTGAAAACTTTACACCATCTGCAGCAGTACAATCTTCTGCGCCAGTTGCTAAATTTGTTGCCTCAGGTCAAGAAGATTTTGATGAGAAACCAAACTCTCAAATGCGTAAGGCAATTGCCAAAAACTTAGCTAAATCTAAATTTACAGCGCCTCACTATTACTTAAATGTTGAGTTTGATATGGATAATGCAATAGCATTCCGTACACAATACAATTCAATTCCTGACACTAAAATTTCATTTAACGACATGATTGTTAAAGCTTGTGCTTTAGCGCTACGTCAACATCCACAAGTTAACTCACAGTGGTTTGATGATAAAATGAAACTAAACAATCACGTACATATTGGAGTTGCAGTAGCTGTAGAAGATGGTCTGTTAGTACCTGTGGTGAAGTTTGCTAATGAGCAATCACTGCCTCAAATTGGAGCAGCAGTTAAAGATTTTGCAGGACGTGCCAGAAATAAAAAATTATCTCTAGACGAGATGGAAGGTAGTACCTTTACCATTTCTAATTTAGGAATGTTTGGTATAGAAAGTTTTACCTCTATTATAAATCAACCAAATTCTGCAATATTATCTGTAGGAGCAATAGTGCAAAAACCAGTCGTTAAAAACGGTCAAATTGTACCAGGTAACACCATGAAGTTAACGCTAGCTTGTGATCATAGAACGGTTGATGGTGCTACAGGCGCTCAATTCCTTCAAACATTAAAAGGATATATTGAAAACCCAGTTACGATGCTAGTATAA
- a CDS encoding thioredoxin family protein encodes MALTPSNPFPLGKTAPEFSLYDTVTSKTLNLHQIKGDKGTVIVFICNHCPFVIHINPELVKLANQYQKKGIAFIAISSNDVDNYPQDAPDKMAQVAKDLLYPFPYLYDETQEVAKAYDAACTPDFYVFDADLKSTYHGQLDNSRPGNNIPITGEDLIKAMDAVLNNQQPLAIQKPSIGCNIKWK; translated from the coding sequence ATGGCATTAACACCTTCTAATCCGTTTCCTTTAGGAAAAACAGCACCAGAATTTTCTTTATATGATACTGTCACGAGTAAGACACTTAATTTGCATCAAATAAAAGGAGATAAGGGAACAGTAATTGTTTTTATCTGTAATCACTGTCCATTTGTAATACATATCAACCCTGAATTGGTCAAATTGGCAAATCAGTATCAAAAAAAAGGTATTGCATTTATAGCTATAAGTAGTAATGATGTTGATAATTACCCACAAGACGCGCCAGATAAAATGGCACAAGTCGCTAAGGATTTACTATATCCTTTTCCATACTTATATGATGAAACACAAGAGGTAGCCAAAGCTTATGATGCTGCTTGTACTCCAGATTTTTATGTGTTTGATGCCGATTTAAAGTCTACTTACCATGGACAGTTAGATAATTCCAGACCAGGTAATAACATACCAATTACTGGTGAAGATTTAATTAAAGCTATGGATGCAGTTTTAAATAACCAACAACCTTTAGCAATTCAAAAACCGAGTATAGGCTGTAATATTAAGTGGAAATAA